From a single Ascaphus truei isolate aAscTru1 chromosome 2, aAscTru1.hap1, whole genome shotgun sequence genomic region:
- the AZIN1 gene encoding antizyme inhibitor 1 isoform X2, which produces MKGFNEDANYSIGLLDEAATPRDVIDNYIYEHTLTGKNAFFVADLGKIVKKHTEWQNILGNIMPFYTVRCNSSPAVLHILSALGTGFACANKNEMTLVYDLGISMDNVVYSNPCKQASQIKHAAKIGVNIMTCDNETELKKIARNHPNAKLLLHIATEGINGDEEMNMKFGTTLKGCRHLLECAKELKIQVIGVKFHVSRSNDLQAYIHALSDSRCVYDMALNHAVSPLLDAYFPEESGIRVIAEPGSYYVSSAFTLAVNIIAKKVVEHDQHFPSGGKQTVNKQSFIYCMNDGVYGSFASKLSENLNTAPTVYKKYKEDVPLFPSSLLGPSYDELDIIEDHCLLPELNVGDWIVFENMGSGTLNEQSAFTDFEKPSLYNFMSFSDWCEMQDAGITSEMLIKSLCVPCLQFREDGFSTAA; this is translated from the exons ATGAAAGGATTTAACGAAGATGCAAATTACTCTATTGGCCTACTGGATGAAGCAGCGACTCCTAGAGATGTCATTGATAACTATATTTATGAGCATACCCTT ACAGGAAAAAATGCATTCTTTGTTGCTGACCTTGGGAAGATTGTGAAGAAACACACTGAATGGCAAAATATCCTGGGGAACATAATGCCATTTTACACAGTGAGGTGCAACTCCTCCCCAGCTGTTCTTCACATTTTATCAGCTCTTGGGACTGGATTTGCTTGTGCCAATAAA AATGAAATGACATTGGTGTATGATTTGGGCATCTCTATGGACAACGTTGTATATAGTAATCCATGCAAGCAAGCTTCTCAGATCAAGCATGCAGCCAAAATTGGAGTAAACATTATGACATGTGACAATGAAACTGAACTAAAGAAAATTGCACGCAATCATCCTAATGCAAA GCTCTTGCTTCATATTGCCACAGAGGGCATCAATGGAGATGAAGAGATGAACATGAAGTTTGGCACCACACTGAAGGGCTGCAGGCACCTCTTGGAATGTGCTAAGGAGCTCAAAATTCAAGTGATTGGTGTaaa GTTTCATGTTTCACGGTCGAATGACCTACAAGCATATATTCATGCTTTATCTGATTCTCGCTGCGTGTACGATATGGCA CTTAATCATGCTGTCAGCCCTTTGCTGGATGCATACTTCCCTGAAGAATCTGGGATTAGAGTCATTGCAGAGCCTGGAAGCTATTATGTTTCATCTGCATTTACCCTAGCAGTAAACATAATTGCAAAGAAAGTAGTTGAACATGATCAACATTTTCCTTCTGGAG gCAAACAAACTGTTAATAAGCAGTCTTTTATTTATTGCATGAATGATGGTGTTTACGGTTCTTTTGCCAGTAAATTGTCCGAGAACTTAAATACTGCCCCCACAGTGTACAAG AAATACAAGGAAGATGTGCCACTTTTTCCTAGCAGCCTTTTGGGTCCATCTTATGATGAGCTTGACATAATTGAGGACCATTGTCTTCTGCCTGAGCTGAACGTTGGAGATTGGATAGTATTTGAAAACATGGGATCTGGCACTCTAAATGAACAGTCTGCCTTTACAGATTTTGAAAAGCCGTCCCTGTACAACTTCATGTCGTTCAGTGACTG gTGTGAAATGCAAGATGCTGGAATTACATCAGAGATGTTGATAAAGAGCCTCTGTGTGCCTTGTTTGCAGTTCCGCGAAGACGGCTTCTCCACAGCAGCCTAA
- the AZIN1 gene encoding antizyme inhibitor 1 isoform X3, with translation MPFYTVRCNSSPAVLHILSALGTGFACANKNEMTLVYDLGISMDNVVYSNPCKQASQIKHAAKIGVNIMTCDNETELKKIARNHPNAKLLLHIATEGINGDEEMNMKFGTTLKGCRHLLECAKELKIQVIGVKFHVSRSNDLQAYIHALSDSRCVYDMAEELGFKMNMLDIGGGFSEKAFQLEELNHAVSPLLDAYFPEESGIRVIAEPGSYYVSSAFTLAVNIIAKKVVEHDQHFPSGGKQTVNKQSFIYCMNDGVYGSFASKLSENLNTAPTVYKKYKEDVPLFPSSLLGPSYDELDIIEDHCLLPELNVGDWIVFENMGSGTLNEQSAFTDFEKPSLYNFMSFSDWCEMQDAGITSEMLIKSLCVPCLQFREDGFSTAA, from the exons ATGCCATTTTACACAGTGAGGTGCAACTCCTCCCCAGCTGTTCTTCACATTTTATCAGCTCTTGGGACTGGATTTGCTTGTGCCAATAAA AATGAAATGACATTGGTGTATGATTTGGGCATCTCTATGGACAACGTTGTATATAGTAATCCATGCAAGCAAGCTTCTCAGATCAAGCATGCAGCCAAAATTGGAGTAAACATTATGACATGTGACAATGAAACTGAACTAAAGAAAATTGCACGCAATCATCCTAATGCAAA GCTCTTGCTTCATATTGCCACAGAGGGCATCAATGGAGATGAAGAGATGAACATGAAGTTTGGCACCACACTGAAGGGCTGCAGGCACCTCTTGGAATGTGCTAAGGAGCTCAAAATTCAAGTGATTGGTGTaaa GTTTCATGTTTCACGGTCGAATGACCTACAAGCATATATTCATGCTTTATCTGATTCTCGCTGCGTGTACGATATGGCA GAAGAACTTGGCTTTAAGATGAACATGTTGGATATTGGCGGAGGCTTTTCAGAAAAAGCATTTCAGTTGGAAGAG CTTAATCATGCTGTCAGCCCTTTGCTGGATGCATACTTCCCTGAAGAATCTGGGATTAGAGTCATTGCAGAGCCTGGAAGCTATTATGTTTCATCTGCATTTACCCTAGCAGTAAACATAATTGCAAAGAAAGTAGTTGAACATGATCAACATTTTCCTTCTGGAG gCAAACAAACTGTTAATAAGCAGTCTTTTATTTATTGCATGAATGATGGTGTTTACGGTTCTTTTGCCAGTAAATTGTCCGAGAACTTAAATACTGCCCCCACAGTGTACAAG AAATACAAGGAAGATGTGCCACTTTTTCCTAGCAGCCTTTTGGGTCCATCTTATGATGAGCTTGACATAATTGAGGACCATTGTCTTCTGCCTGAGCTGAACGTTGGAGATTGGATAGTATTTGAAAACATGGGATCTGGCACTCTAAATGAACAGTCTGCCTTTACAGATTTTGAAAAGCCGTCCCTGTACAACTTCATGTCGTTCAGTGACTG gTGTGAAATGCAAGATGCTGGAATTACATCAGAGATGTTGATAAAGAGCCTCTGTGTGCCTTGTTTGCAGTTCCGCGAAGACGGCTTCTCCACAGCAGCCTAA
- the AZIN1 gene encoding antizyme inhibitor 1 isoform X1, producing MKGFNEDANYSIGLLDEAATPRDVIDNYIYEHTLTGKNAFFVADLGKIVKKHTEWQNILGNIMPFYTVRCNSSPAVLHILSALGTGFACANKNEMTLVYDLGISMDNVVYSNPCKQASQIKHAAKIGVNIMTCDNETELKKIARNHPNAKLLLHIATEGINGDEEMNMKFGTTLKGCRHLLECAKELKIQVIGVKFHVSRSNDLQAYIHALSDSRCVYDMAEELGFKMNMLDIGGGFSEKAFQLEELNHAVSPLLDAYFPEESGIRVIAEPGSYYVSSAFTLAVNIIAKKVVEHDQHFPSGGKQTVNKQSFIYCMNDGVYGSFASKLSENLNTAPTVYKKYKEDVPLFPSSLLGPSYDELDIIEDHCLLPELNVGDWIVFENMGSGTLNEQSAFTDFEKPSLYNFMSFSDWCEMQDAGITSEMLIKSLCVPCLQFREDGFSTAA from the exons ATGAAAGGATTTAACGAAGATGCAAATTACTCTATTGGCCTACTGGATGAAGCAGCGACTCCTAGAGATGTCATTGATAACTATATTTATGAGCATACCCTT ACAGGAAAAAATGCATTCTTTGTTGCTGACCTTGGGAAGATTGTGAAGAAACACACTGAATGGCAAAATATCCTGGGGAACATAATGCCATTTTACACAGTGAGGTGCAACTCCTCCCCAGCTGTTCTTCACATTTTATCAGCTCTTGGGACTGGATTTGCTTGTGCCAATAAA AATGAAATGACATTGGTGTATGATTTGGGCATCTCTATGGACAACGTTGTATATAGTAATCCATGCAAGCAAGCTTCTCAGATCAAGCATGCAGCCAAAATTGGAGTAAACATTATGACATGTGACAATGAAACTGAACTAAAGAAAATTGCACGCAATCATCCTAATGCAAA GCTCTTGCTTCATATTGCCACAGAGGGCATCAATGGAGATGAAGAGATGAACATGAAGTTTGGCACCACACTGAAGGGCTGCAGGCACCTCTTGGAATGTGCTAAGGAGCTCAAAATTCAAGTGATTGGTGTaaa GTTTCATGTTTCACGGTCGAATGACCTACAAGCATATATTCATGCTTTATCTGATTCTCGCTGCGTGTACGATATGGCA GAAGAACTTGGCTTTAAGATGAACATGTTGGATATTGGCGGAGGCTTTTCAGAAAAAGCATTTCAGTTGGAAGAG CTTAATCATGCTGTCAGCCCTTTGCTGGATGCATACTTCCCTGAAGAATCTGGGATTAGAGTCATTGCAGAGCCTGGAAGCTATTATGTTTCATCTGCATTTACCCTAGCAGTAAACATAATTGCAAAGAAAGTAGTTGAACATGATCAACATTTTCCTTCTGGAG gCAAACAAACTGTTAATAAGCAGTCTTTTATTTATTGCATGAATGATGGTGTTTACGGTTCTTTTGCCAGTAAATTGTCCGAGAACTTAAATACTGCCCCCACAGTGTACAAG AAATACAAGGAAGATGTGCCACTTTTTCCTAGCAGCCTTTTGGGTCCATCTTATGATGAGCTTGACATAATTGAGGACCATTGTCTTCTGCCTGAGCTGAACGTTGGAGATTGGATAGTATTTGAAAACATGGGATCTGGCACTCTAAATGAACAGTCTGCCTTTACAGATTTTGAAAAGCCGTCCCTGTACAACTTCATGTCGTTCAGTGACTG gTGTGAAATGCAAGATGCTGGAATTACATCAGAGATGTTGATAAAGAGCCTCTGTGTGCCTTGTTTGCAGTTCCGCGAAGACGGCTTCTCCACAGCAGCCTAA